From the genome of Desulfobaculum xiamenense, one region includes:
- a CDS encoding efflux RND transporter periplasmic adaptor subunit: MIQILRATLLPLLATLALLLSPPTAHAEKPAAIVKTSTIGQGTIQAAATFTGSTQFHRQANLASELSGLVEKVFVDEGDTVKAGEALACLNTELLDCSIAAARAALAEQKAVLDNARIDLERKKNLIDGSVISRDEYDSAFYAERTASARYATLEAELESLLTQRRKACVTAKFDGVVLVRHVQEGEWITPSSALFTVAAAKEVEVRVHVPQRHLPALRKGAQVTVAILGEEQEGTIRAIVPDGDPKTRTIPVIIRLRDRGTAAGLEASVTMTVGETKTALIAPRQALVRHANGDGYSVFTIRDGKAWAVPVRVEGYAGDMVGFSSDALKAGAPIVTSGNERLRSGQPVVR, encoded by the coding sequence ATGATTCAAATACTGCGCGCAACCCTTCTTCCGCTCCTGGCGACGCTGGCGCTCCTGCTTTCCCCGCCAACGGCTCATGCGGAGAAACCCGCCGCCATAGTCAAAACGAGCACCATCGGCCAAGGAACCATTCAGGCTGCGGCCACATTCACCGGCTCCACGCAGTTCCACCGACAGGCCAATCTGGCCTCCGAACTAAGCGGACTGGTGGAAAAGGTCTTCGTGGACGAGGGCGACACCGTCAAGGCCGGCGAAGCCCTCGCCTGCCTGAACACCGAATTGCTCGACTGCTCCATCGCCGCCGCGCGCGCCGCGCTGGCCGAGCAGAAGGCCGTGCTCGACAACGCGCGCATCGACCTTGAACGTAAAAAGAACCTCATCGACGGTAGCGTCATCTCCCGCGACGAATACGACAGCGCATTCTACGCCGAACGCACGGCCAGCGCCCGCTACGCCACCCTTGAGGCGGAACTCGAATCCCTGCTGACCCAGCGCCGCAAGGCCTGCGTCACGGCCAAGTTCGACGGCGTGGTTCTCGTCCGACACGTTCAGGAAGGCGAATGGATTACCCCATCCTCCGCACTGTTCACCGTCGCCGCCGCCAAGGAAGTCGAGGTGCGCGTCCACGTGCCCCAGCGCCATCTGCCCGCCCTGCGCAAGGGCGCGCAGGTCACCGTGGCGATCCTCGGCGAGGAGCAGGAAGGCACCATCCGCGCCATCGTTCCAGACGGCGACCCCAAGACGCGAACCATCCCTGTCATCATCCGCCTGCGCGACCGTGGCACCGCTGCCGGTCTTGAGGCGTCCGTCACCATGACCGTCGGAGAGACGAAAACTGCCCTCATTGCCCCGCGTCAGGCCCTCGTGCGCCACGCCAATGGCGACGGCTACAGCGTATTCACCATCCGCGACGGCAAGGCATGGGCCGTTCCGGTCCGGGTGGAAGGCTACGCGGGCGACATGGTTGGTTTCTCCTCCGACGCGCTCAAGGCTGGCGCGCCGATCGTCACCAGCGGCAACGAACGACTCCGGTCCGGCCAGCCGGTTGTCCGGTAG
- a CDS encoding MBL fold metallo-hydrolase, with amino-acid sequence MKIRKFCLGPYQTNGYLLSEGSKAVFIDPGDDSSAVLDVLKKENLTLTHILVTHIHIDHFYGAAKLARLTGAEILASADDAFLVDMEILGCGDSGYPDLQEDFRYTPIAEGMHEFLGKKCKVVPTPGHTPGGLTFHFTGEGVAFVGDLIFARSIGRTDFTGGNIKALMRSVENEIFTMPGKTVLYPGHGPSTTAGDEKIHNPFF; translated from the coding sequence ATGAAGATCCGGAAGTTTTGCCTTGGCCCGTACCAGACCAATGGGTATCTGCTGTCCGAGGGCAGCAAGGCCGTGTTTATCGATCCCGGCGACGATTCCTCGGCGGTGCTTGATGTTTTGAAGAAGGAAAATCTGACGCTGACGCATATCCTCGTCACGCACATCCACATCGATCACTTTTACGGAGCCGCCAAGCTCGCCCGGCTGACCGGCGCGGAAATCCTCGCCAGTGCCGATGACGCCTTCCTCGTCGACATGGAGATTCTCGGCTGCGGCGATTCCGGCTATCCCGATTTGCAGGAGGACTTCCGCTATACCCCCATCGCGGAGGGTATGCATGAATTCCTTGGCAAGAAGTGCAAGGTCGTCCCCACCCCCGGCCACACGCCCGGCGGGCTGACCTTCCATTTCACAGGAGAGGGCGTGGCCTTCGTGGGTGATCTCATCTTTGCCCGCTCCATTGGCAGGACGGACTTCACCGGCGGCAACATCAAGGCGCTCATGCGTTCCGTCGAGAATGAAATATTCACCATGCCGGGCAAGACGGTGCTCTACCCCGGACATGGCCCTTCGACCACGGCGGGCGACGAGAAGATTCACAATCCGTTTTTCTAG